In a single window of the Acidobacteriota bacterium genome:
- a CDS encoding SUMF1/EgtB/PvdO family nonheme iron enzyme — MKECQVCKSCYSDDVASCPKDGSATTQTLPGEPVLEGKYQIEYRLGQGGMGIVYKARHAYLKTQLAIKVILPDLVGNDPQLVTRFRQEALAAAAIRHQNVVSVTDYGVIDGTVPFLVMEYVEGESLHDLLARVGKLQPDEALDLISAVCAGVGAAHHQGIVHRDLKPLNIMICSDKPNMSQAVKILDFGLAKIKSGELLGSFIQAQTTGLMGSPYYMAPEQWADEEPDSRADIYSLGVMLYQMLAGDVPFKGSSIPAIMKKHISDPAPTLAAGGVPASPDLEAAIAHALQKDHKKRTPTVEAFVNELTSAIRPRGTGSIGKVTQALPVSSVKILSKPPKASVFVDNVSVGETRENGILLLEGMQSGNHHLRVSHDGFQDWLGDIVCDGTPKEVVAELRKPGEDSKTAIPKPDVSIPGGDAGEFATVVNRKGVSDQMAQTVQQNWSPGTIITPDGTVFVPKKKTSGLLLGIGAIFALLLVGALGVAIAYFSGAIGGSSNVKVAPAASPTPEESIVADLVSIPGGTFMMGRDDGREPERPAHQVTVEAFEMDRTEVTNREYYQFIRETGYRPVPAHWVNDRPVPEQEKMPVRFVNQDDIKAFADWRSKRDGTIYRLPTEAEWEYAARSGVKNFMFPWGNDFDPKCAVTDKDNTEPEAVGTASCPNEWGVVDLIGNVYEWTGSKAALYPGNKGTIRETKEPRFMIRGGAALNKSSGEFAVTSTFRADVEASKRDKELGFRLVTQSKPK; from the coding sequence ATGAAAGAGTGTCAGGTTTGTAAATCATGCTATTCGGACGATGTTGCATCGTGTCCGAAGGACGGGAGCGCGACCACGCAGACGCTCCCCGGCGAACCTGTACTTGAGGGCAAATATCAGATCGAGTACCGCCTTGGTCAGGGAGGCATGGGAATAGTTTACAAAGCCCGACATGCTTATCTTAAGACCCAATTAGCTATAAAAGTAATTCTGCCCGACCTCGTCGGCAACGACCCTCAGCTTGTCACGCGCTTTCGGCAGGAGGCACTTGCGGCCGCGGCGATCCGTCATCAGAACGTGGTCAGCGTGACAGATTACGGCGTTATTGACGGGACCGTGCCGTTCTTGGTCATGGAATACGTCGAGGGCGAATCTCTGCATGACCTTTTGGCGCGGGTCGGCAAACTTCAGCCTGACGAGGCACTCGACCTCATTTCCGCTGTCTGCGCAGGTGTTGGGGCCGCCCATCACCAAGGGATCGTTCATCGCGATCTTAAACCGCTCAATATAATGATCTGCAGCGACAAGCCTAATATGTCGCAGGCGGTCAAGATACTCGATTTTGGCCTGGCCAAGATCAAATCCGGCGAACTTCTTGGTTCATTCATTCAGGCTCAGACGACCGGTCTGATGGGTTCGCCGTATTATATGGCGCCTGAGCAGTGGGCTGACGAGGAGCCGGATTCGCGTGCAGACATTTATTCGCTGGGCGTGATGCTCTATCAGATGTTGGCCGGCGATGTTCCGTTCAAGGGTTCGTCGATCCCGGCGATAATGAAGAAGCACATCTCCGATCCCGCTCCAACGCTTGCAGCGGGTGGGGTGCCTGCGTCGCCGGATCTCGAGGCTGCGATCGCTCACGCACTCCAAAAGGATCACAAAAAACGCACTCCGACAGTCGAGGCGTTTGTCAACGAATTGACCAGCGCTATCCGCCCCCGTGGTACGGGGTCCATCGGGAAGGTGACGCAAGCGTTGCCGGTATCGTCTGTCAAGATCCTTTCCAAGCCGCCAAAGGCCAGCGTGTTTGTAGACAATGTTTCAGTAGGCGAAACAAGAGAGAACGGCATTCTGCTCCTGGAGGGAATGCAGAGCGGCAACCACCATCTGCGCGTCAGTCATGACGGGTTTCAGGATTGGCTCGGCGACATAGTCTGCGATGGGACACCGAAAGAGGTTGTCGCGGAGTTGCGGAAGCCGGGCGAGGATTCTAAGACTGCCATCCCGAAGCCGGACGTTTCGATCCCCGGCGGTGATGCGGGGGAATTTGCCACAGTTGTTAACAGAAAGGGTGTTTCTGACCAAATGGCACAGACCGTCCAGCAGAATTGGTCGCCCGGGACCATCATAACGCCGGACGGCACGGTCTTTGTTCCTAAGAAGAAAACGTCAGGGCTGCTTTTGGGAATCGGAGCTATATTCGCACTCTTATTGGTCGGAGCGTTGGGTGTCGCCATCGCTTATTTTTCGGGTGCCATAGGCGGGAGTTCGAACGTAAAGGTTGCTCCGGCTGCATCGCCGACACCTGAGGAGTCCATCGTTGCGGATCTGGTATCTATCCCGGGCGGGACGTTCATGATGGGCCGCGACGACGGCCGCGAACCGGAAAGGCCTGCTCATCAGGTGACGGTCGAGGCGTTTGAAATGGATAGGACCGAGGTCACGAACCGCGAATATTACCAATTCATTCGCGAAACGGGTTACCGCCCGGTTCCGGCCCATTGGGTGAATGATCGCCCTGTTCCCGAACAGGAAAAAATGCCGGTCAGATTTGTTAATCAGGACGACATAAAGGCATTTGCAGACTGGCGGTCGAAGCGGGATGGAACCATTTACAGATTGCCGACCGAAGCAGAGTGGGAATATGCCGCACGAAGCGGAGTGAAGAATTTTATGTTCCCTTGGGGGAACGATTTTGACCCGAAATGTGCCGTTACCGACAAGGACAACACAGAACCCGAAGCGGTTGGGACAGCGTCCTGCCCGAACGAATGGGGTGTTGTGGATCTGATCGGCAATGTTTACGAGTGGACGGGATCAAAGGCAGCACTCTATCCGGGCAACAAAGGGACGATCCGCGAGACGAAAGAACCTCGTTTCATGATCCGCGGCGGGGCCGCATTGAACAAGTCCTCAGGCGAATTCGCAGTGACTTCCACCTTCCGAGCCGACGTAGAAGCGAGCAAGCGGGACAAAGAGTTGGGATTTCGACTGGTAACACAGAGCAAACCAAAATAG
- a CDS encoding tetratricopeptide repeat protein: protein MRAVFSVVAFAAFLFPAAVYSQDLGSANKLFGGPKKESAAKAPKRPATSKSSPKRPVSVKKARTANQRSASQVVSGSKPAGSASEADNKPTAAVLQKFEMFLAEGNAARDARSYAAAQAAYENARVLLPQDARAAIGLGSIFSDRQLWDQAEQQYRTALRLSPDDPWVHIALSYVLSQPIVADDLAGRYAEAERLARRATELAPKNALAFDRLGVAMELRGLIGAETENAYLRAVELDPSFAPAYAHLGRLMHRRGMAAKAQSFYSTAISKATQTSTMILVAEVLQSEQRFRESEGLLRQAIERDPYNHSALLLLSRALLTLERYSESETLLRKSLEKGANGFRTHMLLASLNLRKGNIPLAENALLQALRDVPSNEKAILAEQFEAVGDAYDRSGKTAEAERCYRQALTLDRQRTSAAAKIGQPGKVN, encoded by the coding sequence ATGAGAGCAGTATTCTCAGTTGTCGCATTTGCCGCATTCCTCTTCCCGGCGGCAGTTTATTCCCAAGATCTCGGAAGCGCGAATAAATTGTTCGGGGGCCCTAAGAAGGAATCAGCAGCAAAAGCTCCTAAAAGGCCCGCGACGTCAAAAAGCAGCCCGAAACGTCCCGTTTCTGTCAAGAAGGCCAGAACAGCTAATCAACGATCTGCGTCCCAGGTTGTGTCGGGTTCGAAACCTGCAGGTTCGGCAAGCGAGGCAGATAACAAGCCGACCGCAGCCGTTCTGCAGAAGTTCGAAATGTTTCTGGCAGAAGGAAATGCCGCTCGAGATGCACGTTCCTATGCGGCTGCACAGGCAGCATATGAAAATGCCCGCGTTCTACTTCCTCAAGATGCTCGAGCAGCGATCGGACTTGGGAGCATCTTTTCCGACCGGCAGCTTTGGGATCAGGCTGAGCAGCAATACCGAACAGCATTGCGTCTCAGCCCTGACGATCCGTGGGTTCATATTGCACTTAGTTATGTTCTGTCACAGCCTATTGTCGCCGATGACCTGGCAGGCCGATATGCCGAGGCTGAGCGTCTCGCTCGTCGCGCGACGGAATTGGCTCCGAAGAATGCTCTTGCTTTTGACCGGCTCGGCGTGGCGATGGAACTAAGGGGTTTGATCGGCGCCGAAACTGAAAATGCGTACCTGCGTGCAGTAGAACTTGACCCAAGTTTTGCTCCTGCCTATGCACATCTCGGGCGCCTGATGCATCGACGGGGCATGGCCGCGAAGGCCCAGAGCTTTTACAGCACCGCCATCAGTAAAGCGACGCAGACCTCAACGATGATATTGGTCGCTGAGGTGCTGCAATCCGAGCAGCGTTTTCGTGAATCTGAAGGGCTGCTGCGGCAGGCGATAGAGCGCGATCCCTACAATCATTCTGCCTTGCTGCTGTTGAGCAGGGCACTATTGACACTCGAGCGATATTCGGAGTCGGAGACACTGCTGAGAAAGAGTTTGGAAAAAGGTGCCAACGGTTTCCGCACCCATATGCTACTCGCTTCCCTTAACCTCCGTAAGGGAAATATCCCATTGGCAGAGAATGCTTTGCTCCAGGCCTTACGAGACGTGCCTTCGAATGAGAAAGCGATCCTCGCTGAGCAATTCGAGGCTGTCGGAGATGCGTATGATAGGTCGGGAAAGACGGCAGAAGCGGAAAGGTGTTACAGGCAGGCATTGACGCTTGATCGTCAGCGGACGAGTGCGGCGGCAAAGATCGGCCAGCCCGGTAAGGTAAACTAG
- a CDS encoding TIGR00730 family Rossman fold protein produces MAKTPLSKRPKRTKTANAKTVAEVKKREEEPGYWHLTDDEVLLRSPEPEDEYRTSDSWRVFRILSELVSGFDSLATITRGVSVFGSARTREDDPLYKAAQETGYLLGTAGFEIITGGGPGIMEAANRGAFDAGARSVGCNIELPFEQAANPYQNKSLSFKYFFVRKTMFIKYSNAYLIFPGGFGTMDELFEALTLIQTRKIRNFPVVLFGSQYWRGLLTWLTSTMLNEKMISPEDLSLIHLTDSPRDAVDFIIKTCYAGNIEEKSSAE; encoded by the coding sequence ATGGCAAAAACTCCGCTATCAAAGCGTCCAAAACGAACCAAGACGGCAAATGCTAAGACAGTAGCCGAGGTCAAGAAACGCGAAGAAGAACCCGGATATTGGCATTTGACCGATGACGAAGTGCTCTTGCGGTCCCCGGAACCGGAGGACGAATACCGCACATCTGACAGTTGGCGTGTATTCAGAATATTGAGTGAATTGGTCAGCGGCTTTGACTCGCTTGCGACCATCACGCGTGGCGTTTCTGTTTTCGGTTCGGCCCGCACCCGCGAAGATGACCCGCTTTACAAGGCCGCCCAGGAAACCGGATATCTCTTAGGAACCGCAGGATTCGAGATCATTACGGGCGGCGGACCCGGAATTATGGAAGCCGCGAACCGTGGGGCATTCGATGCCGGTGCCCGCTCGGTAGGCTGCAATATCGAACTTCCCTTCGAGCAGGCAGCAAATCCCTATCAGAACAAATCGCTTTCGTTCAAGTATTTCTTCGTAAGAAAGACGATGTTCATCAAATATAGCAATGCCTATCTGATATTTCCCGGCGGCTTCGGGACGATGGATGAGCTTTTCGAGGCATTGACCCTTATTCAGACTCGAAAGATCCGTAATTTTCCAGTAGTGCTGTTCGGATCGCAATACTGGCGCGGGCTGTTGACTTGGCTTACCTCCACAATGCTCAACGAGAAGATGATCAGCCCGGAAGACCTCTCGCTGATACATCTCACAGATTCACCGCGTGATGCGGTCGATTTCATCATCAAGACCTGCTATGCGGGCAACATCGAGGAAAAGTCATCGGCAGAATGA
- a CDS encoding S8 family serine peptidase, translated as MKINMRLASVAGVLVLALVFLALFGKSEKAAAATAAGLSVIVVNGESVLMAEGLGEIYRSSETISDAQVITFAKSPAKVFTWNAGLEPFYAVSTDGKSVKRINSADHRMMLRYGTFDPISEMPPIAESLTATAKYKGSERAYIVQFVTQPIEEYRQQITDAGAKVRIYLPNHAYLVSMTEEVRGAVSALPYVRWVGRYEPAYKLEEVLIESLSDGLSKMEPARYNIMALERGAAAQYDISATVSRTGGVVENIIPEGFRMEATLTGEQLLAIAQHEKVLFIDRWSPPENDMDIVRNVGGANYVESVAGYRGQGVRAEVMDNGLRQTHTDFQPGGPPLIHNSPNTAEPSNHGTSTFGINFGRGVSNPSGRGMMPEATSIFADYDFLSNRYTHTAELKQDPYKAVYQSNSWGNATTTAYTTISAEMDDITFINDFVILNSQSNTGNQLSRPQAWSKNVVSIGGIRHYNTASLSDDRWASGASVGPAADGRLKPDLAHFYDSVFTTSNSSDAGYTTGFGGTSAATPITAGHFGLFFQMWHNGIFGNPTGPTVFDSRPRMATAKAVMINTAVQWDMNIAGTDTTRVRQGWGRVDLQNLYNLRTRLFVVNEEVNLTNLQSQRYRVRVVPSQREPMKITLVYTDPMGSPSASRARVNDLTLRVTAPDGTVYWGNNGLGVGGGMWSTPGGTGNIVDTVENVFISNPMLGTWFVDIFANEVVTDAVPSTPEIDATFSLVASGPISLV; from the coding sequence ATGAAGATAAATATGCGTTTGGCATCTGTTGCAGGTGTTTTGGTTTTGGCGTTGGTGTTTTTGGCACTTTTTGGAAAAAGTGAGAAGGCGGCAGCCGCGACCGCGGCCGGCCTGAGCGTTATCGTTGTTAACGGCGAGTCCGTTCTTATGGCTGAGGGCTTGGGCGAGATCTACCGTTCCTCCGAAACCATCAGCGATGCTCAGGTGATCACTTTCGCAAAATCGCCTGCTAAGGTTTTCACATGGAATGCGGGCCTAGAGCCGTTCTACGCCGTCAGCACAGACGGCAAGAGCGTCAAACGCATAAATTCGGCCGATCATCGCATGATGCTGCGTTACGGCACTTTTGACCCCATAAGCGAAATGCCTCCTATCGCTGAAAGCCTAACGGCAACTGCAAAATACAAAGGCTCCGAGCGTGCGTATATTGTTCAGTTCGTAACACAGCCGATAGAAGAATATCGTCAGCAGATCACCGATGCGGGAGCAAAGGTCCGTATCTATCTTCCTAACCATGCTTACCTGGTCTCGATGACAGAAGAAGTGCGTGGGGCTGTTTCCGCGTTGCCCTATGTTCGCTGGGTGGGCCGATATGAGCCGGCATACAAACTTGAAGAGGTTCTTATCGAGAGTTTGTCCGATGGCCTGTCAAAAATGGAGCCTGCTCGGTATAACATTATGGCACTTGAACGCGGTGCGGCAGCTCAGTATGACATCAGTGCTACCGTGAGCCGAACCGGCGGTGTTGTTGAGAACATCATCCCCGAAGGCTTTCGTATGGAAGCCACGCTCACGGGCGAGCAGCTGCTTGCGATCGCACAACACGAAAAGGTGCTCTTCATTGACCGCTGGAGCCCGCCGGAGAACGACATGGATATCGTCCGCAATGTGGGCGGTGCCAATTATGTCGAATCCGTCGCCGGTTATCGCGGACAGGGCGTCCGTGCTGAGGTGATGGACAACGGCCTGCGTCAAACACACACTGATTTTCAACCGGGCGGACCGCCTCTTATTCATAATTCGCCGAACACGGCGGAGCCCTCGAATCATGGAACCTCGACCTTTGGCATCAACTTCGGCCGTGGCGTTTCGAATCCTTCCGGCCGCGGAATGATGCCGGAAGCCACATCGATCTTTGCTGACTACGATTTTCTGTCTAACCGCTACACGCATACGGCAGAATTGAAACAGGATCCTTATAAGGCGGTCTATCAGTCGAACAGCTGGGGTAACGCGACAACCACTGCCTACACAACGATCTCAGCGGAAATGGACGACATCACTTTCATTAATGATTTTGTGATCCTTAACTCGCAGAGCAACACGGGCAACCAGCTTTCCCGGCCGCAAGCATGGTCTAAGAATGTGGTATCGATCGGCGGCATCAGACATTACAACACTGCGTCACTGTCCGACGATCGTTGGGCGAGTGGGGCCAGTGTCGGGCCGGCTGCAGATGGGCGCTTGAAGCCGGATCTTGCCCATTTCTACGACTCTGTATTTACTACGAGCAATTCAAGCGATGCGGGCTATACAACAGGCTTTGGCGGAACAAGCGCTGCAACTCCGATCACTGCGGGACACTTCGGCCTCTTTTTTCAGATGTGGCATAACGGCATTTTCGGAAACCCGACCGGACCGACCGTTTTTGACAGCCGTCCGAGAATGGCAACTGCAAAAGCAGTGATGATCAACACCGCAGTTCAATGGGACATGAATATCGCCGGAACCGACACGACCCGCGTCCGCCAAGGCTGGGGACGCGTCGATCTGCAGAACCTCTATAATCTTCGGACGAGGCTTTTTGTTGTAAATGAGGAAGTGAACCTGACAAATCTGCAGAGTCAACGCTACCGCGTACGCGTGGTGCCAAGCCAAAGAGAGCCGATGAAGATCACGCTCGTGTATACGGACCCGATGGGAAGCCCTAGTGCTTCGAGGGCGCGTGTCAACGATCTGACCCTGCGGGTGACAGCACCGGACGGAACCGTCTACTGGGGCAACAACGGACTCGGTGTCGGCGGCGGCATGTGGTCAACGCCCGGAGGCACCGGCAACATTGTCGATACCGTGGAGAACGTGTTCATTTCGAACCCGATGCTCGGGACGTGGTTTGTTGATATTTTTGCGAATGAAGTGGTGACCGACGCGGTTCCGAGTACGCCCGAAATTGACGCGACCTTCTCACTGGTTGCCAGCGGTCCGATCTCATTGGTCTGA
- a CDS encoding sugar kinase yields the protein MSLAVVGSVAFDALETPFGKRDKVLGGAATHFGLSASFFTEVNAVGVVGGDFTDAEWDVFRRHDINTDDVEVVADGKTFFWQGRYDYDMNTAHTLDTQLNVFETFDPKLSERSRGSKLLFLANILPMLQKQVREQCPDAKFVAMDTMNFWISSMKDAVIDTIKVVDCIIINDAEARQLTDEPSIYKAAQSIMGLGLKAVVIKRGEYGATLFTRDGYFAVPAYPLESVFDPTGAGDTFAGGFMGYLAAQNQINDDTMRRAMVYGSVMASFNVEKFGTERVDALDYPEINQRFRDFKRMTHFDDIPFERVAAA from the coding sequence ATGTCACTTGCAGTTGTTGGTTCGGTCGCGTTCGATGCGTTGGAAACGCCTTTTGGTAAACGCGACAAGGTTTTGGGCGGTGCGGCGACGCACTTTGGTTTGTCGGCGAGCTTTTTTACGGAAGTGAACGCGGTCGGCGTGGTCGGCGGTGATTTTACCGATGCGGAATGGGACGTTTTCCGCCGTCACGATATCAATACGGATGATGTCGAGGTCGTCGCGGACGGCAAGACATTCTTCTGGCAGGGCCGCTACGATTACGATATGAATACGGCCCACACTCTGGACACGCAGCTTAACGTTTTCGAGACGTTCGACCCGAAATTGTCCGAGCGGTCCCGAGGTTCTAAACTGCTTTTTCTCGCAAACATTTTGCCGATGCTGCAGAAGCAGGTCCGCGAACAGTGTCCGGACGCGAAATTTGTCGCTATGGACACGATGAACTTCTGGATCTCGTCGATGAAGGACGCAGTGATCGACACGATAAAGGTCGTGGACTGCATCATCATTAACGACGCCGAAGCGAGGCAGCTGACGGACGAACCCAGCATCTACAAGGCCGCACAGTCTATAATGGGCCTCGGCCTGAAGGCAGTCGTCATCAAACGCGGCGAATACGGTGCAACGCTGTTCACTCGAGACGGTTATTTCGCCGTGCCCGCGTATCCGCTGGAAAGCGTGTTTGACCCGACGGGTGCGGGCGATACGTTCGCGGGCGGTTTTATGGGCTATTTGGCCGCACAGAATCAGATCAACGACGATACGATGCGGCGGGCCATGGTTTACGGCTCTGTAATGGCATCGTTCAACGTTGAAAAATTCGGAACCGAACGTGTGGATGCGCTCGACTATCCTGAAATTAACCAGCGTTTTCGTGATTTCAAGCGGATGACGCATTTCGACGATATTCCGTTCGAACGTGTGGCCGCCGCGTAA
- a CDS encoding serine/threonine protein kinase gives MPKFDAGSDAVNDIEAANELPASSHQEVLDLSELDIDLDEDIVFELRDDSSADTHPAIKGPQDDEIDEPARGENVRFIRAEDIPPGHADIENSGRTRGLGASFDEKAPESFVGRSVKGRFLATEYLGDSGVGHLYVGQDDLHDERPVVIQIFHDEDDEIMSSILAEERISLLHFSHPNIARMIDSGEFVDQRRYVVVEHHDHLSVSDIMAIHGRLSSDRTASIIKQVAYGLSNAHQEGLLHRDIEPSNIAIERRDDGSERAILIGMGLSKGDPDEYTAFYRAPEVLEGRIPTVASDIFALGATAFEMLTGQLPFSGNTPKELISAQRNSRPAIPADVAKNISPLVESVLMRAMSPNPATRFAKAREYGDALHHALVDCAPEVPKVRRDSLADVIPTPASSETVAEHGERKEVILKPLAKAVPAESDPAWTRRSPEPPSEGSHLVKIIAAVGIPVLLILLGVGWYFLVKTPVDPSLNSLTGEPGSAGFDTTVPNVNSDIEVPPLPRTIPQPPNTSFYQNTKQNLKGDLLLNFVGFTVYYPKDWKVNGPQVRENVNSRGKFLDISRETPEGMMKEQMLISYYPSRGTFKEDVDKFPQLAKEANETLKKLLPGYQQISEGETQVNGNWRAYELKFQAGGRSPSGENITVWGRRLFIPAARPGVRAGFEITMLATSFSDEVRGADDVGTKGELAKILYTFEPSQNF, from the coding sequence ATGCCTAAATTCGACGCCGGTAGCGATGCCGTCAACGATATTGAGGCTGCAAACGAGCTGCCCGCATCCTCGCATCAGGAGGTCCTGGACCTTTCAGAGCTAGATATTGATCTTGACGAGGACATCGTCTTTGAATTGAGGGACGACTCATCGGCTGATACGCACCCAGCGATCAAAGGTCCACAGGATGACGAGATCGATGAGCCTGCTCGCGGCGAAAACGTCCGATTCATAAGGGCCGAGGACATACCGCCCGGACACGCGGACATTGAGAACAGTGGGCGCACCCGAGGACTTGGGGCATCGTTCGACGAAAAGGCACCTGAGTCATTTGTTGGGAGGAGCGTGAAAGGACGCTTTCTCGCAACCGAGTATTTGGGGGACAGCGGTGTAGGGCATTTGTATGTTGGGCAGGACGATCTTCACGACGAACGGCCTGTCGTTATACAAATATTCCATGACGAGGACGACGAGATCATGAGCAGCATTTTAGCTGAAGAGAGGATCTCGCTGCTTCATTTCTCTCACCCGAATATCGCCCGCATGATCGACTCGGGCGAGTTCGTTGACCAGCGCCGGTACGTGGTCGTCGAACACCACGATCATTTGTCAGTATCGGACATCATGGCCATTCACGGCAGGCTCTCGTCTGACCGTACGGCATCGATAATCAAACAGGTCGCTTACGGGTTGAGCAATGCTCATCAGGAGGGATTGCTTCATCGGGATATAGAACCGTCAAACATTGCGATCGAAAGGCGTGATGACGGTAGTGAGCGGGCGATATTGATCGGAATGGGGCTCTCAAAGGGCGATCCGGACGAATATACGGCTTTTTACCGGGCTCCTGAAGTGCTCGAAGGCAGGATACCCACTGTTGCAAGCGATATTTTTGCTTTGGGTGCGACAGCGTTTGAAATGCTGACCGGACAACTGCCTTTTTCAGGCAACACGCCTAAAGAACTAATTTCCGCACAACGGAATTCGCGACCTGCGATCCCGGCCGACGTTGCCAAGAACATTTCTCCGCTCGTCGAAAGCGTGCTGATGCGGGCAATGTCTCCTAATCCGGCGACTCGATTTGCGAAAGCCAGGGAGTATGGAGATGCTCTGCACCATGCGCTTGTTGATTGCGCACCGGAAGTTCCTAAGGTGAGGCGGGACAGCCTTGCAGATGTTATACCAACACCGGCTTCCTCCGAGACTGTCGCTGAACACGGTGAGAGGAAGGAGGTCATTCTTAAGCCTCTTGCAAAGGCGGTTCCCGCAGAAAGCGACCCCGCGTGGACCCGCCGTTCGCCTGAACCTCCGTCAGAGGGAAGCCATCTGGTGAAGATCATCGCAGCGGTCGGCATCCCCGTACTTCTTATTTTGCTCGGAGTTGGCTGGTATTTTTTGGTCAAGACTCCGGTTGACCCGTCGCTCAATTCGCTGACGGGCGAACCCGGTTCTGCCGGTTTCGATACGACGGTCCCGAATGTTAATTCTGACATCGAGGTTCCGCCGCTTCCGCGTACGATACCCCAGCCGCCGAATACAAGTTTTTATCAAAACACCAAACAGAATCTCAAAGGGGATCTGCTTCTCAATTTCGTCGGTTTTACCGTCTATTACCCTAAAGACTGGAAAGTGAACGGCCCGCAGGTCCGTGAAAATGTGAACAGCCGGGGTAAGTTTCTTGATATCTCGCGTGAAACACCTGAAGGGATGATGAAGGAGCAGATGCTGATCAGTTACTACCCCAGTCGCGGAACATTCAAAGAGGACGTCGATAAATTCCCGCAATTGGCAAAGGAGGCCAACGAAACGCTGAAGAAACTTCTTCCCGGGTATCAGCAGATATCGGAGGGTGAAACTCAGGTCAACGGCAATTGGCGAGCTTACGAATTGAAATTCCAGGCGGGCGGCCGTTCGCCGTCGGGGGAAAATATTACGGTCTGGGGAAGGCGTCTTTTCATTCCCGCCGCCCGTCCGGGTGTTCGTGCCGGCTTTGAGATCACTATGCTTGCCACATCTTTTTCGGACGAGGTAAGGGGAGCAGATGACGTCGGGACAAAAGGCGAACTGGCAAAGATCCTCTACACGTTCGAGCCAAGCCAAAATTTCTAA
- a CDS encoding enoyl-ACP reductase, which yields MLENKVGMIFGVANKRSIAWACAAACGEQGAKQAFTYQSDRLRENVEELAATLPDSLVVPCDVMDQVTVDRAFEAVARKYGKIDFLIHSIAFAPKEALEGEFLTTTRDAFRTALEVSAFSLTQVALAASPLMTDGGSIVTMSYYGAEKVVSNYNVMGVAKAALEASTRYLAADLGKNNIRVNAISAGPINTLSARGVKNMGSLLGYVAEKSPLKRNVTADEVGKTAMFLVSDLSSGITGETIYVDCGYNIMGI from the coding sequence ATGCTGGAAAACAAAGTTGGAATGATATTCGGCGTTGCGAACAAGCGTTCGATCGCGTGGGCGTGTGCCGCGGCCTGCGGTGAGCAGGGCGCAAAGCAGGCTTTTACCTATCAGAGCGACCGTCTGCGTGAGAATGTCGAGGAACTCGCAGCCACGCTCCCTGATTCGCTCGTCGTGCCTTGCGATGTAATGGATCAGGTCACCGTTGACCGAGCGTTCGAGGCGGTCGCAAGAAAGTATGGCAAAATTGATTTCCTCATACATTCAATTGCTTTCGCTCCAAAAGAGGCCCTCGAAGGCGAGTTTTTGACGACAACCCGCGACGCCTTCCGCACAGCACTCGAGGTTAGTGCATTTTCGCTGACGCAGGTCGCTCTGGCTGCATCACCTCTGATGACAGATGGCGGCTCGATCGTCACGATGTCGTATTACGGCGCCGAGAAAGTAGTTTCGAACTATAACGTCATGGGCGTAGCTAAGGCAGCTCTTGAGGCTTCTACACGCTACCTCGCCGCTGACCTCGGAAAGAATAATATCCGCGTAAACGCGATCTCTGCGGGGCCGATCAATACGCTTTCTGCACGCGGCGTCAAGAATATGGGCTCGCTGCTCGGCTACGTCGCGGAAAAGTCGCCGCTAAAACGCAATGTCACCGCCGACGAGGTCGGCAAAACGGCAATGTTCCTTGTCAGCGACCTTTCGTCAGGCATTACCGGTGAGACGATCTATGTCGATTGCGGATACAACATAATGGGGATCTAA
- a CDS encoding divalent-cation tolerance protein CutA, with amino-acid sequence MEDKLVIVLTTVNGKDEGAALARGIVERRLAACVQILPPMTSVYRWDEKIQEETEHLLLIKTLSSRWDDLRLFIVENHSYSVPEIVVLDAAAVSVEYADWLRAELAG; translated from the coding sequence ATGGAAGACAAACTTGTCATTGTTCTAACCACCGTCAACGGAAAGGACGAGGGGGCGGCACTCGCTCGCGGAATTGTTGAAAGACGATTGGCAGCGTGCGTTCAAATATTGCCGCCAATGACATCCGTGTATCGTTGGGATGAAAAAATTCAGGAGGAGACCGAACATCTCCTCCTGATAAAAACCTTGTCCTCTCGCTGGGACGATCTAAGGTTGTTTATTGTCGAGAACCACAGCTATTCGGTTCCCGAGATCGTTGTCCTCGATGCCGCCGCAGTATCAGTTGAATATGCGGATTGGCTTCGAGCCGAACTTGCCGGCTGA